A single Mangrovimonas sp. YM274 DNA region contains:
- a CDS encoding SRPBCC family protein yields the protein MNLESPKVIVDKTPQETFDFLSEVKNFEKLMPENISKFEILGDDTFLFALKGMPEIILKKKETEAPNKIVLGADGGKMDFSLTGNIQETTDNKSEVQLAFAGDFNPMMAMMVKGPISKFIETLVTKMTTSV from the coding sequence ATGAATTTAGAATCTCCAAAAGTAATAGTAGATAAAACGCCTCAAGAAACCTTTGATTTCTTATCGGAAGTCAAAAATTTCGAAAAGTTAATGCCAGAAAACATTAGCAAATTTGAAATCTTAGGGGACGATACGTTTTTGTTTGCCCTTAAAGGAATGCCTGAAATTATTTTGAAAAAGAAAGAAACCGAAGCACCCAATAAAATTGTATTGGGAGCTGATGGAGGGAAAATGGACTTTTCATTAACAGGAAACATTCAGGAAACTACAGACAATAAAAGTGAGGTGCAGTTGGCTTTTGCAGGCGATTTCAACCCTATGATGGCGATGATGGTTAAAGGACCTATCTCCAAGTTCATAGAAACGCTTGTAACCAAAATGACAACCTCCGTTTAA
- a CDS encoding TonB-dependent siderophore receptor, which produces MNKKEVIFLFISLFFLGINKIVGQQNSKAEVPLTSILSTLEDRYNIHFSYIDKTVDSIYTTLPPDHISLEEALALLKANTNLDFILIDKKSVVISKRINPLSEVITQKLEEVVVSNYLTRGISLKNDGKVTIETKKFGILPGLIEPDILQTIQALPGIISVNETVSNINVRGGTHDENLILWDGIKMYQSGHFFGLVSAFNPYLTKSVDVSKNGTSVRFGDGVSSLINMKQSNSLDQDFKAGTGFNLISADIFSKIPLSEQTEIQIAARRSISDLLITPTYDQYYEKAFQDSDLSGYNNETSQVTRNNEHFYFYDISTKFLYDITDSDQLRFNFLTIRNDLNYDKQTDNNGTLETLKSSLQQDNLALGTEYLKYWNSKLTTTTQVYWSSYHLNTTNHDLINDQRLKQKNKVSDLGIRINATNHLDKNLKIHGGYQFNGVVVTNSEDVNNPQYQDYSKEINRTHSLYGEAEFTSANKNTYARIGLRTNIIEKFNDVYTEPRLSVSHKLNKDFRAEVLAEFKSQTMAQIIDLQNDFLGIEKRRWMLSNGDNIPIIESKQASAGIHYNKNKLLISTEVFVKNVEGINSRSQGFQNQYQFLNTTGSYFVKGIDFLIHKQFKSTSAWLSYSNSSNNYNFEEFNEGNNFPNNLDIKHALTFAGTYQMNNLKVALGVNWHSGKPTTLPASIQDTSNNTIEYSSPNSNNLKDYLRTDVSANYSFRTSQSSHAIIGMSIWNLLNRKNVVNTYYTLNEDTVSKVDIISLGITPNVSFRLNF; this is translated from the coding sequence GTGAATAAAAAGGAAGTTATTTTTCTTTTCATATCATTGTTCTTTTTAGGCATCAACAAAATAGTAGGGCAGCAAAATTCCAAAGCCGAAGTCCCCCTTACATCTATTTTAAGCACTTTAGAGGACCGCTACAACATTCATTTTAGCTACATAGACAAAACGGTCGATTCCATTTACACAACATTACCTCCCGATCATATCTCACTGGAGGAAGCCTTGGCACTGCTTAAAGCAAATACCAATTTAGACTTCATTCTCATAGACAAAAAAAGTGTCGTTATATCTAAACGGATCAATCCTTTGAGCGAGGTTATCACCCAAAAATTAGAAGAGGTCGTTGTCAGCAACTATTTAACTCGAGGTATTTCTCTTAAAAATGATGGTAAAGTGACTATTGAGACTAAAAAATTTGGAATTCTGCCTGGACTAATTGAACCAGACATTTTACAGACAATTCAGGCCTTACCAGGGATTATAAGTGTTAATGAAACCGTTTCCAACATTAATGTGCGCGGAGGTACACACGATGAAAATCTAATTCTATGGGACGGCATAAAGATGTATCAATCCGGTCATTTTTTTGGACTAGTTTCCGCTTTCAATCCTTATTTGACCAAATCTGTAGACGTTTCCAAAAATGGTACCAGTGTAAGGTTTGGAGATGGCGTTTCAAGTTTAATCAACATGAAACAATCCAACAGCCTTGACCAAGATTTTAAGGCTGGCACAGGCTTTAACCTTATTAGCGCCGATATATTCTCAAAAATACCGCTTTCTGAACAGACAGAAATCCAAATTGCAGCGCGACGCTCCATTTCAGATTTGCTCATTACCCCAACCTACGATCAATACTACGAAAAGGCTTTTCAAGATTCTGATCTATCGGGATACAATAACGAAACCTCCCAGGTTACCAGAAACAATGAGCATTTTTACTTTTATGATATCTCCACCAAATTTTTATATGACATAACTGATTCCGATCAATTACGGTTTAATTTTTTAACCATTCGAAACGACTTAAATTACGACAAACAAACAGACAACAACGGTACTCTTGAAACCCTAAAAAGTAGCCTTCAACAGGACAATCTAGCCTTGGGAACCGAATATTTGAAATATTGGAACAGCAAATTAACCACAACTACTCAGGTATATTGGTCTAGTTATCATTTAAACACAACCAACCACGATCTTATTAACGACCAGCGCCTAAAACAAAAAAATAAAGTGAGTGATTTAGGCATTAGAATTAATGCTACAAACCATTTGGACAAAAACCTAAAAATTCATGGTGGTTATCAATTTAATGGGGTTGTGGTGACAAATTCTGAAGATGTCAATAATCCCCAATATCAAGACTACTCAAAGGAAATTAACCGCACCCATTCACTTTATGGTGAGGCCGAATTTACATCGGCCAATAAAAACACTTATGCTCGTATTGGATTGCGAACCAATATCATTGAAAAATTCAATGATGTCTACACAGAACCTAGGTTATCTGTAAGCCATAAACTAAACAAAGACTTTAGAGCCGAAGTTCTGGCTGAATTTAAAAGTCAAACAATGGCACAAATTATAGATTTACAAAATGACTTTTTGGGTATTGAAAAACGACGCTGGATGCTTTCTAACGGTGATAATATTCCAATTATTGAAAGCAAGCAAGCGTCTGCTGGTATTCATTATAACAAAAACAAACTGCTTATTAGCACTGAAGTATTTGTAAAAAACGTGGAAGGTATCAACAGTAGAAGTCAAGGCTTTCAAAACCAATATCAGTTTCTAAACACTACGGGATCGTACTTTGTAAAAGGCATAGATTTTTTAATCCACAAACAATTTAAATCAACAAGCGCTTGGCTGAGCTATTCCAACAGTAGTAACAACTATAATTTTGAAGAGTTCAATGAAGGCAACAACTTCCCAAATAACCTAGATATTAAACACGCCCTTACATTTGCCGGCACCTACCAAATGAACAATCTTAAAGTGGCTCTTGGAGTGAATTGGCATAGCGGCAAACCTACTACTCTGCCTGCAAGTATTCAGGACACTTCCAACAACACTATTGAATACAGCTCTCCAAACAGCAACAACCTAAAAGACTATTTAAGAACAGATGTTTCTGCCAATTACTCCTTCAGAACAAGTCAATCTTCGCACGCCATCATAGGTATGTCCATATGGAATTTACTCAACCGCAAAAACGTAGTAAACACCTATTATACTTTAAATGAAGATACTGTCTCTAAAGTGGACATTATTTCTCTTGGGATTACTCCAAATGTAAGTTTCAGATTAAATTTTTAA
- a CDS encoding NUDIX hydrolase, which yields MYQVFVNDKPIILTTVVSEETNFKNYLLDTVNISKVIKELNTTALEEVRLIHKNPNKLLKKFLKKLPNVVAGGGKVVNDKGEVLFIYRNKKWDLPKGKAEGKESIEETSVREVEEETGVTGLEITKPLDITYHIFKRNGKHKIKITHWFEMTTTYDGKLEPQENEGITKVEWLDQSQQEKAMANSYANIKILM from the coding sequence ATGTACCAAGTCTTTGTCAACGACAAACCAATTATATTAACGACGGTTGTTAGTGAGGAAACCAATTTTAAAAATTACCTGCTAGATACAGTTAACATAAGTAAGGTAATTAAGGAACTCAATACAACCGCTTTGGAAGAGGTGAGGCTTATTCACAAAAATCCCAACAAACTTTTGAAAAAGTTCCTAAAGAAGCTGCCTAATGTGGTTGCCGGAGGCGGGAAGGTTGTTAATGATAAAGGAGAGGTACTATTTATTTACCGTAATAAAAAATGGGATTTGCCTAAAGGTAAAGCTGAAGGTAAAGAGTCTATCGAAGAGACATCTGTTAGAGAAGTCGAGGAGGAAACAGGGGTTACAGGACTTGAAATTACAAAGCCCTTAGATATTACTTACCACATTTTTAAACGTAATGGAAAGCACAAAATAAAGATTACCCATTGGTTTGAAATGACAACAACTTACGATGGCAAATTAGAACCTCAAGAAAATGAGGGGATCACCAAGGTGGAGTGGCTAGATCAATCCCAGCAAGAAAAAGCTATGGCCAATTCCTACGCTAATATTAAAATCCTTATGTAG
- the ctlX gene encoding citrulline utilization hydrolase CtlX: MPQTTNTILMIRPVNFRMNEQTAVNNYFQEDLDLVQAEINTKAQKEFDAFVEKLRAVGINVVVVNDDPSLDTPDSIFPNNWVSFHENGDVALYPMFAENRRRERREDVLETLEKEGFTIENIVDYTSAEEEGVFLEGTGSLLLDRVNRKAYCALSARADEELFIEFCEDFEYTPVVFTAFQTVEGKRLPIYHTNVMMCLAETFAVICLDSIDDKKERKNVTNHLKTDGKEVIVITEAQMHQFAGNMLQVKGENDQRFLVMSQSAYDSLTKDQIAKIEKHCAILSSSLETIETCGGGSARCMMAEVFLPRTGLRLA, from the coding sequence ATGCCACAAACTACAAATACCATTTTAATGATTCGCCCTGTAAATTTCAGGATGAACGAACAGACAGCTGTAAATAACTACTTCCAGGAAGATTTGGATTTGGTACAAGCAGAAATCAATACAAAGGCTCAAAAGGAATTTGATGCTTTTGTTGAAAAGCTGCGTGCGGTTGGGATTAATGTGGTTGTGGTAAATGACGATCCCTCTTTGGATACGCCAGATTCCATTTTTCCTAATAATTGGGTAAGCTTTCACGAAAACGGCGATGTGGCTTTATATCCTATGTTTGCTGAAAACAGGAGAAGGGAACGTCGCGAAGATGTTTTAGAGACCTTGGAAAAGGAAGGGTTTACTATTGAAAACATCGTAGATTATACTAGTGCAGAAGAGGAAGGTGTGTTTTTGGAAGGCACTGGTAGTTTGCTTTTGGATCGTGTAAACAGAAAGGCTTATTGTGCGTTGTCTGCTAGAGCAGATGAAGAGTTGTTTATAGAGTTTTGTGAAGATTTTGAATATACGCCAGTAGTATTTACGGCTTTTCAGACAGTGGAGGGGAAGCGTTTGCCTATTTACCACACCAATGTAATGATGTGTTTGGCTGAAACCTTTGCTGTAATATGTTTGGACAGTATCGATGATAAAAAGGAGCGTAAAAATGTAACCAATCACTTGAAAACCGATGGTAAGGAAGTTATTGTCATTACAGAGGCTCAAATGCACCAGTTTGCAGGCAATATGCTCCAGGTAAAAGGTGAAAATGACCAGCGTTTCTTGGTGATGAGTCAATCGGCATACGATAGTTTGACCAAAGACCAAATTGCTAAAATTGAAAAGCACTGCGCTATTTTGTCTAGTTCGCTTGAAACTATTGAAACTTGTGGAGGTGGAAGTGCCCGTTGTATGATGGCGGAAGTGTTTTTGCCGCGTACAGGATTAAGATTGGCTTAA
- a CDS encoding biotin--[acetyl-CoA-carboxylase] ligase yields MHIIKLSAIDSTNSYLRKLSAAQVLEDYTVVLTERQTEGRGQMGTQWTAQEGKNLTASVLKDISFLKIEQQFYISMAVALAVSDVLKYCNLKRVKIKWPNDILSENKKIAGILIENVIKQNRIEHTIIGIGLNVNQTEYPNLPQASSMRLMTGKIYDRDEILNMIVQKMKDYFTLLEHGEGHELKKMYEKRLFRINKPSTFKDVEGHLFAGFIKGVTNSGSLEVLLEDEIIKTFDLKEITLLY; encoded by the coding sequence ATGCACATTATCAAACTTAGTGCCATTGATTCCACAAACAGTTATTTAAGGAAATTGAGTGCTGCCCAAGTGCTTGAAGATTATACCGTTGTCTTGACCGAAAGACAAACAGAGGGGAGGGGGCAAATGGGGACGCAATGGACCGCACAAGAGGGCAAAAACCTTACTGCTAGTGTACTTAAGGATATTTCATTTTTGAAAATTGAACAACAGTTTTATATCAGTATGGCAGTTGCCTTGGCTGTTTCTGATGTGTTGAAGTACTGTAATTTAAAAAGGGTGAAGATAAAATGGCCAAACGACATTTTGTCAGAAAACAAAAAAATTGCAGGAATTCTCATTGAAAATGTCATAAAACAAAACCGGATTGAGCATACTATTATTGGTATTGGCTTAAACGTTAACCAAACCGAGTATCCCAATTTACCACAAGCGTCTTCCATGCGTTTAATGACAGGAAAAATTTATGATCGCGATGAAATTTTGAATATGATCGTGCAAAAAATGAAAGATTACTTTACCCTGTTGGAACATGGTGAAGGGCATGAATTGAAAAAAATGTATGAGAAACGCCTGTTTAGAATAAATAAGCCTTCAACATTTAAGGATGTAGAAGGCCATTTATTTGCTGGTTTTATCAAAGGTGTTACAAACTCAGGGAGCTTGGAGGTTCTTTTGGAGGACGAAATTATTAAAACATTCGATCTAAAAGAAATAACCTTGTTATATTAA
- the pyrE gene encoding orotate phosphoribosyltransferase, with the protein MIFNKHTAKKTAEVLLQINAIKLSPKEPFTWASGWKSPIYCDNRIILSYPLIRNYIRETMAKQIEKQYGKPDVIAGVATGAIGIGILVAEYLGLPFVYVRPEAKSHGRQNQIEGHLEKGQNVVVVEDLISTGKSSLNAVKALKDAEVNVKGMIAIFTYGFEVSKQSFEEADILLQTLGNYESLLDQALETNYITKKQQELLAQWNANPSEWSAN; encoded by the coding sequence ATGATTTTTAATAAACATACCGCCAAAAAAACCGCAGAAGTTTTATTGCAAATCAACGCTATAAAACTTAGCCCAAAGGAACCGTTTACTTGGGCTTCTGGATGGAAATCACCCATCTACTGCGACAATAGAATTATTTTGTCCTACCCGCTTATCCGCAACTATATCCGCGAAACCATGGCCAAACAAATTGAAAAGCAATATGGGAAGCCAGATGTCATTGCAGGCGTTGCCACTGGAGCCATAGGGATAGGAATTCTGGTAGCTGAGTACTTAGGACTACCATTTGTTTATGTGAGACCAGAGGCAAAATCGCATGGACGCCAAAATCAAATTGAAGGCCACCTTGAAAAAGGACAAAATGTTGTTGTGGTTGAAGATTTGATCAGCACAGGAAAAAGTAGCTTAAATGCTGTAAAAGCACTTAAAGATGCCGAGGTAAACGTAAAAGGCATGATTGCCATTTTTACTTATGGCTTCGAAGTTTCCAAGCAAAGTTTTGAAGAAGCTGACATCCTATTGCAAACTTTAGGCAACTATGAAAGTTTGTTGGATCAGGCTTTAGAAACCAACTATATCACCAAAAAGCAACAGGAGCTTTTGGCGCAATGGAATGCCAATCCTAGTGAATGGAGTGCTAATTGA
- the argS gene encoding arginine--tRNA ligase, with amino-acid sequence MNLQDTLSKYVKQAVKDIFNAELEAVEFQATRKEFAGDITVVVFPMLRVVKGNPVQIGEQIGAYLVEHVEEVKAYNVVKGFLNVEIDDAYYLNFFTSIAGNEDYGFVTPEPNDKAIMVEYSSPNTNKPLHLGHIRNNLLGYSVAEILKASGKKVYKTQIINDRGIHICKSMLAWKRYGNGETPESTGLKGDKLVGNYYVKFDQEYKNEIQDLVAQGLSEEDAKKQAPILLEAQDMLRQWEAGDKEVVDLWTKMNGWVYDGFDITYKNLGVDFDHLYYESQTYLLGKEFVTEGLKSGVFYKKEDGSVWCDLTEDGLDEKLVLRADGTAVYMTQDIGTAIQRIKDHPDVGGMVYTVGNEQDYHFQVLFLILKKLGFDWAKNLYHLSYGMVDLPSGKMKSREGTVVDADDLVDEMAATAKEISDELGKLDGYTEAEKIELYKTIGLGALKYYILKVDPKKRILFDPKESIDFQGNTGPFIQYTYARIQSILRKAGSALEGAYADIELHEKEKELLKQLQLFPEVVQNAAFNHSPALIANYTYDLVKEFNSFYQNVSILGADNDNDKNFRVQLSKMVGVVVKNAFSLLGINVPERM; translated from the coding sequence ATGAACCTTCAAGACACTTTATCAAAATACGTAAAACAAGCTGTTAAAGATATATTTAATGCTGAATTGGAAGCTGTGGAATTTCAGGCAACCCGTAAGGAGTTTGCAGGAGATATTACTGTCGTGGTGTTTCCTATGTTACGCGTGGTAAAGGGCAATCCTGTCCAAATAGGAGAACAGATTGGAGCCTATTTGGTGGAGCATGTTGAGGAGGTGAAGGCCTATAATGTTGTAAAGGGATTTTTGAATGTTGAAATTGATGATGCTTATTATTTAAACTTCTTTACATCCATTGCAGGAAATGAGGACTACGGCTTTGTAACACCAGAGCCTAACGATAAGGCTATTATGGTAGAATATTCTTCACCAAATACCAATAAGCCATTGCACTTGGGACATATTAGAAATAATTTGTTAGGATATAGTGTTGCTGAAATATTGAAGGCTTCGGGTAAAAAAGTCTACAAAACACAAATTATCAACGATCGTGGAATTCACATCTGTAAAAGTATGTTGGCTTGGAAACGATATGGTAATGGTGAAACCCCTGAAAGTACAGGTTTGAAAGGTGATAAACTGGTAGGAAACTATTATGTGAAGTTCGATCAGGAGTACAAAAATGAAATCCAAGATTTAGTTGCTCAGGGACTATCTGAAGAAGACGCCAAAAAGCAAGCGCCTATTCTATTGGAAGCCCAAGATATGTTGCGTCAATGGGAAGCAGGAGATAAAGAAGTTGTTGATTTATGGACCAAAATGAACGGTTGGGTGTATGATGGTTTCGACATTACGTACAAGAATTTAGGTGTCGATTTTGACCATCTTTATTACGAAAGCCAAACTTATTTGTTAGGAAAGGAGTTTGTGACCGAAGGGTTAAAATCTGGAGTGTTTTATAAGAAAGAGGACGGTTCTGTGTGGTGCGACTTGACAGAAGATGGGTTGGATGAAAAGTTGGTGCTAAGAGCTGATGGAACGGCCGTTTACATGACTCAGGATATTGGTACTGCTATTCAGCGAATCAAGGACCATCCGGATGTTGGCGGGATGGTGTATACTGTAGGTAACGAACAGGATTATCATTTCCAAGTGTTGTTTTTGATTCTAAAAAAGCTAGGATTTGACTGGGCCAAAAATCTTTATCACCTAAGTTATGGAATGGTGGATTTGCCTTCCGGAAAAATGAAAAGTAGAGAAGGAACCGTAGTGGATGCTGATGATTTGGTGGATGAAATGGCCGCTACAGCCAAAGAAATTTCGGATGAATTAGGAAAATTGGATGGGTATACCGAAGCAGAAAAAATAGAACTCTATAAAACTATAGGTTTGGGAGCTTTGAAATATTATATCTTAAAGGTAGATCCTAAAAAACGAATCTTGTTCGATCCAAAAGAGTCTATCGATTTTCAAGGAAATACAGGGCCATTTATTCAGTATACTTACGCTAGAATTCAATCTATTTTGAGAAAAGCAGGAAGTGCATTAGAAGGAGCATATGCTGATATTGAATTGCACGAAAAGGAAAAAGAGCTTTTAAAGCAACTACAGTTGTTCCCAGAAGTGGTGCAAAACGCAGCTTTCAACCATAGCCCGGCATTAATTGCTAATTATACTTATGATCTGGTAAAGGAGTTTAATTCTTTTTACCAAAATGTATCTATTCTTGGTGCCGACAATGACAATGATAAAAACTTTAGAGTGCAATTGTCAAAAATGGTTGGTGTAGTAGTTAAGAATGCTTTTAGTCTCTTAGGAATTAATGTTCCTGAGCGTATGTAA
- a CDS encoding tetratricopeptide repeat-containing sensor histidine kinase, with protein sequence MKQLITLAALFSALLSYSQTREIDSLTLELAYQKQDSIKVETSLLLIKNLYKSKEYQKASMFIDQTERLSKSLNYTKGIAESVYYKALIYSQRGDYYNSIDSFNRSKRLYQQLNDTLGIAKVSNCMGLIEIKRGNYIVGLENSLSAINIFETKNLRDELSSAYNNLAEAYYKTQQIDKAIEFNLKALSVREQLQDSTGIKMSTKNIAHLYSLRREHRKAIEYYEKAMNLLNPEKDLDLKGEILPRIGEEYLRFKDYDKAAEYLVEGLKFNRRRNNKEGLIRSLNSVGKLNLEQNKTRLAEKQLDEAYALAKDGSYKLELLKNYELHKQLDSMQGQFHNAFFWQGKYYGLKEELNKQNQPKIPVNTDAIIKDEQSHAIADQEEPSSVIPALSSKNSKEVKKLKLISYVLVAAFLIALTFLMLIYLRRKSRLAYTKELEEKNKQIQMQNEAILEQSLHLEEINKVKDRLFSIVSHDLKDSVSSIKGFIDLLKEDSLSKEEFYELIPELSENANNASLLLFNLLNWSKSQMQNLEPNPELFNIQEVFQTKISLIEQKVEQKRIVLIDESQRDFIYADRSMVEIVIQNLLTNAVKFSKVGDIITVSNVDRNGKSLICVEDTGVGISPENMEKLFKNNTFTTVGTKSEKGTGLGLTICKELVELNHGKIWVESTPNVGSKFFVELPKTKPSK encoded by the coding sequence ATGAAACAGTTAATCACCCTAGCTGCTTTATTTTCTGCCCTTCTTAGTTACTCGCAAACTAGGGAGATAGACAGCCTTACCCTAGAATTAGCGTATCAAAAACAAGATTCCATCAAGGTTGAGACCTCCTTATTACTTATAAAAAACCTTTACAAGTCCAAAGAGTATCAAAAGGCTTCAATGTTTATCGATCAAACAGAGCGCTTGTCAAAATCACTTAATTACACCAAGGGTATTGCTGAGTCTGTTTACTACAAGGCATTGATTTATTCTCAAAGAGGAGATTACTACAACTCTATCGACAGCTTTAACCGGTCAAAAAGATTATACCAACAACTTAACGACACTTTAGGAATTGCCAAGGTGAGCAACTGTATGGGTCTTATTGAAATTAAGCGAGGTAATTACATTGTAGGTTTGGAAAATTCGCTTTCAGCCATCAATATCTTTGAAACCAAAAATCTCAGGGACGAATTAAGTTCAGCCTACAACAATTTGGCCGAAGCCTACTATAAAACACAACAAATAGACAAGGCTATTGAATTTAATTTAAAAGCCTTAAGCGTTCGCGAACAACTACAAGATAGTACCGGCATTAAAATGTCAACCAAAAATATTGCACACTTATATTCCTTAAGAAGAGAACACCGCAAGGCCATTGAGTATTACGAAAAAGCTATGAACTTACTCAACCCCGAAAAAGACCTAGATCTTAAGGGAGAAATACTACCCAGAATAGGTGAAGAGTACTTACGCTTTAAAGATTATGACAAGGCTGCCGAATATTTGGTTGAGGGTTTAAAATTCAATCGAAGAAGAAATAACAAAGAAGGCCTAATAAGGTCTCTTAACTCTGTTGGAAAATTAAACCTTGAACAAAACAAAACGCGACTGGCCGAAAAACAATTGGACGAAGCCTATGCATTAGCTAAGGATGGCAGTTACAAGCTGGAATTACTAAAAAATTACGAACTCCACAAGCAACTGGACTCCATGCAGGGCCAATTCCACAATGCCTTTTTCTGGCAAGGCAAATACTATGGACTTAAAGAAGAACTCAATAAGCAGAATCAACCAAAAATTCCTGTTAACACAGACGCCATCATAAAAGATGAACAGTCGCATGCCATTGCAGATCAGGAAGAACCTTCTTCCGTTATACCTGCCCTATCCTCTAAAAACAGTAAGGAAGTTAAAAAGCTAAAACTTATTTCCTATGTCTTGGTGGCTGCCTTTTTAATAGCACTAACGTTTTTAATGCTCATCTATTTAAGAAGAAAAAGTAGATTGGCATACACCAAGGAACTCGAAGAAAAGAACAAGCAAATCCAAATGCAAAACGAGGCTATTTTAGAACAATCCCTTCATTTGGAAGAAATCAACAAAGTGAAGGACCGTTTATTTTCTATTGTTTCTCACGATTTAAAGGATTCTGTATCCTCTATAAAAGGCTTTATTGATCTATTAAAAGAGGATAGTTTATCAAAAGAGGAATTCTACGAGCTTATCCCAGAGCTTAGCGAGAATGCCAATAACGCTTCCCTGTTACTATTTAATTTATTGAACTGGTCCAAATCGCAAATGCAAAATCTGGAACCAAACCCTGAGCTGTTCAATATCCAAGAAGTCTTTCAAACCAAAATCAGTTTGATTGAACAAAAGGTCGAGCAAAAACGGATCGTTTTAATCGACGAGTCCCAACGTGATTTCATCTACGCCGACAGAAGCATGGTTGAGATTGTCATTCAAAACCTATTGACCAATGCCGTGAAGTTCAGTAAAGTTGGAGATATCATAACGGTTTCCAATGTTGACAGAAATGGCAAATCCCTAATTTGTGTGGAAGACACAGGTGTCGGGATTTCACCTGAAAACATGGAGAAGCTCTTCAAAAACAATACCTTCACCACTGTTGGCACAAAAAGCGAAAAAGGCACTGGCTTAGGACTTACCATCTGTAAAGAATTGGTAGAATTGAACCACGGAAAAATTTGGGTAGAAAGCACTCCTAATGTAGGAAGCAAGTTTTTTGTGGAATTGCCCAAAACGAAGCCCTCCAAGTAA
- the rsfS gene encoding ribosome silencing factor — MAKKNSNVDQLIATILAGIEDVKGKEITILDLREIENTVCDYFIVCEGTSNTQVNAIVNSIQKKVSKTLKDNPWHVEGVDNAEWVLIDYVNVVVHVFQKHIREYYDIESLWGDAKTTVIETSY, encoded by the coding sequence ATGGCTAAAAAAAACAGTAATGTAGACCAATTAATAGCAACAATATTAGCTGGTATTGAAGATGTTAAAGGAAAGGAGATTACAATTCTAGATTTACGAGAAATTGAAAACACTGTCTGTGATTATTTTATTGTTTGCGAAGGAACTTCCAATACGCAGGTAAACGCCATAGTCAATTCCATCCAAAAAAAGGTTAGTAAAACATTAAAAGATAACCCATGGCATGTTGAAGGTGTCGACAATGCTGAATGGGTACTCATCGATTATGTTAATGTAGTAGTACACGTGTTCCAAAAACACATAAGGGAGTACTATGACATAGAGAGCCTTTGGGGAGACGCAAAAACAACCGTTATAGAAACCAGTTACTAA